The sequence below is a genomic window from Rudanella lutea DSM 19387.
GCCTGCTTTACCAGTTAAAAATATTGACTTGCCAGAATTTTCAATTAAATGAAAAAGCTTTTGGGCTTTTTTATCATTCTCATATCCAGCAGGAAGTTCAATGTATTTATTATAGAAATCGGGCAACTCCAACTCATCAAATAAGGTCAGTTGTTTAGGTTGTTCATTGTCGCCTTCTTCAATTCTTAAAAAGAAAACCAAGTCGCCCATATTGTCGTGAAATGGGTCGTCAATATTAAGTTCTTCGTCATAATCAGCTAAATGTTTAAAAATATAGAAAGCCTTTTTTAAGATATTGGGATATGAAGTTGTCCCCCTTGCTATGCCATCTGATATTGATTTTTTTGAAATGGTTATTCCTATGAAATGAAGATATTGTAATAATGAGTCAATATTTTTTTCTATATCAGAAATGTCGTAGTTATCATTAAAATCTAGAAAGCCTTCTTTGAATGGTAAGTCGCTATCTTCGTCAGGTCCATAATAGAGTTGTCGGGCAATAGATGGGTTGAAATACCCGTCAGTAATTAGAGGGGACTTTTTAAAATTTAGTCGCCAAGTATTTTCTATTTGTTTAATCGTCATTTTGTCTCTTTGTGGGGCGTGTTAAAATAGCAAACGACGCATTATATTTACGCAAAAAGCTTCAAAAACGTGATAATGAACGGAGCCGCCAGCAAGAGCCCGTCGAACCGGTCGAGGAAACCGCCATGCCCAGGAATACTCGTGCCGGAGTCTTTGATGGCAATGCTGCGCTTAAACAGCGACTCAACCAGGTCGCCGTAGGTGCCCGTTACGACAATAATAGCCCCCACACTGTACCACTGCCAGGGTTGTAGTACGGGCGCATAAATGGCCAGGCCCAGGGCCACCCCAGCTGACGCCAAGGCTCCGCCCACGCTGCCTTCCCACGATTTTTTGGGTGATACCCGTTCAAAGAGCTTTCGTCGGCCAAACTTGGTACCGGCAAAATAAGCCCCAATGTCGCTGGCCCACATCAGCAGCAGGCACCCCACAACCAGCGTAGGGTGATAAGTGCCTCCCCGTAAGGCCATCACAATCAGCAAGGCAAACGGCACAGCTACATAAATGATACCCAGAAACGTAAAGCCGATATTGCTGAAGGGCTTCATGTCTTTCTTTTTGTAGAGCTTGATCAGAAAGATCATCGAAGCCGCCGGGCAGATCAGGAAGTAATTGTCAAAATCAATAATGTCGGTTTCGATAAGATAGGCCAGCAGGCAGATAAAGCAGCCCACCGCCGTACCATAAGCCGTTAGCGGCTGATTTCCATCAAGGCCGAGCAGCCGGTAAAACTCTAATTGGGTCAGGGCGCTGATCACGATAAACAGCAGCGCAAAGCTCCAGTCGTCGTACCAAATCGCCAGCAGAATAATCGGAACCCCCAGCACGGCGGCTATAATCCGCTGCCGAAGGTTCGACATTTCAGCCAAACGTTGTCTCATTGTCTAAAATCAATTTGGCAATAAAAGCTTGAAATATAACACTATGTACTGATTTTCAGTTTGTTAACTTCTTTTATTGCCTGTATTAGTGAAGGGTTACTGAAAAAGTTTAAATTTACAGTAGCCAGCAACCGCATACGGCGAAATTACATCACCGGAGCGGAATTTCACTATTACTACCAGCATAGACATGAAAAACCTTCAACCGGGCATGCTTCACGTGCCCTCGTACGGGCCTGTTGTGGTTCAGGAGATCACCTATCTGCGTGCTGAGGGTAATTACTGTTACGTATACGCCCGGCCCTTTATTCGGCCCATCCTGTGCGCGACTCCACTGGCCGGCTTCGCCCAGCAACTGCCCGGCTTCCTCCGTCCCCACAAAAGCTACCTCGTTAACCCCCAGCATGTCGACGCCTTCGAGCAGCGGCCGGAGAACACCAAGTGCTATCGTCTCCGGCTGAGGGGTGGGGTAGTGTTGCCCGTGGCCCGTCGGCGCATTGGGTATACGGTTACCGAGTTAGTCGATGCCGTGGGGCCACTCTGTCGCCAGTAGCCGCCGAAGAGTCGAAATAAGCGGATGGTGTCGTGCTGGCGGTGTTCATTTCGGCCTTTCGCTATGAATGAGCCATCGAACACCCCAGCCCCCAAAAAACTTACCCCGAAAGAAAGGAAGTTCGTGGAGCGGTACGCCCTGCACCTCAATGGTGCACGGGCCGCCCGGGAGGCTGGTTATTCAGAAGCTACGGCCAAAGAAACGGCGTACGAGAACCTGACTAAACCTCACATCAAAGAGGCATTGGCCCCGCTGCTGGAAGCACGGCAGATGCCGGTTGAGGAGGGCATTTCGCGACTCACCGACTGGGCAAGGGCCGACATGAGCCCGTTTGTTACAGAGGATGGCGCATTAGACCTCACAAGTGAAGAAGCCCGCGCCAATCTGCATCTGATCAAGAAAATAACCCAGGGGCCTCGTGGTATTAGCATCGAGCTGCACGACGCCAAAGATGCGGTGGTTAAGATTCTCGAAGCCCAGGGTAAGATCAATCCGCAGGGTGGTAATGGGGTCAACGTAACCATTTTTCAACTTCCTGACAATGGCCGCTAAGACGATCTGCCCACAGGCCGGTTATCAGATGCGGGCACTGGCCAGCCCGGCCGACATCGTCATTGGTGGGGCTGCGGCCGGCGTCGGAAAAACCTTCTCCCTGTTACTCGAGCCGCTGCGGCATGTGAACAATCCTGATTTTGGGGCAGTATGCTTCCGGCGTACCTCGCCCCAGATCCGGGCCGAGGGTGGTTTGTGGGACACCTCCCAGCAGTTGTACCGATTCGCTGCGGGAAACCCCAAGGAGACGACACTCGAATGGACCTTCCCCAAGGGAGCGCGGGTCAACTTCTCCCACCTCCAGCATGAGTCCGACATCTACAATTGGCAGGGTGCCCAAATCGCCCTGTTGATGTTTGATGAGTTGACCCACTTCACCGAAAAGCAGTTTTTCTACATGCTCAGCCGAAACCGCTCTACCTGCGGAGTTCGGCCTTATGTCCGGGCAACGTGTAATCCCGACCCCGAATCGTGGGTGGCCCGGTTTATCAGCTGGTGGATCGACGAGGAAACGGGTTTTCCGATTCCAGAGCGCGACGGTGTGCTCCGCTACTTTACCCGGCACGGTGATGATTTTATCTGGGGCGACTCCAAGGATGAGGTGATTGAGAAGGCATGGTTCGCTCTGGAGCCATTGGTCACAGAGTCCGGTATCGCGGCCGAGGAGTTTGTCAAGTCGGTCACGTTCATTTCTGGCCGCATCTACGACAACAAGGAGCTGCTCCAAAAAGACCCCGGCTATCTGGCCAACCTCAACGCGCAGGACGAAGAAACGAAACTGGCATTACTGGCAGGTAACTGGAAGGTAGTCATTTCCGATCTGGACATCTTCGACTACTACGCCCTCAACGGCTGCTTCGACAATGTGAAGGCGGTCAATGAAAGTGGCCGCTATATCACGGCCGACATCGCCCTGAAGGGTTCCAATAAATTCGTAGTCGGTGCCTGGCATGGCTTTAAGTTGCAGGAGGTGTCTGTTATGCCCAAATCAGATGGGCGTGAGGTAGTCGAACTGATTGAACGCATGGCCAAGGTCCACCAGGTGCAGAACCGGCATATTGTCTTCGATGCCGACGGCGTGGGGGGCTTTATCGATGGCTTTATCAAGGGAGCCCAGCCGTTCCATGGTGGGGCTGCTGCGATGGAAGCCAAAGCCGATTCAGGGCAGAAGCAGAAAGAGAACTACGAGAATCTGAAGGCTCAGTGTTTCTACCGAATGGGCGGCCGGGTAGGTCGGGGTGAGGTGGCTATCGCGGCCGAGGTCGGTCATTCGATGTACGACAAGAAGATGACCCACCGTCAACGCATTCTCCACGAACGCAAGGCTATCAAACGATACAAGGCCGACTCGGACGGGAAACTGCGGCTACTCCCCAAAGATGAAATGAAGGTGAAGCTGGGCGGTGAGTCGCCCGATTACATGGACATGATCGCCATGCGTGAGTTTTTCGAACTTAAACCCGCCCGACAGTGGGCCGTCGCATAATGCTAAAGGAACTGCGTACTAAACTGGCCACGGCCCTGATGCCCGGCACCTTGCCCGCTCTGCGTAGTGGGCGGCTCAATTTTATTTGGACCGGTCGGCAGGTGCAGGTATTGCCGGCCGATGTAGCTACCTACGTTCGGGCCTATACCGAGGACGATATGATTTTCTCGGTGCAGGACTGGAAAAGCCAGAAGATTGCGGCCGCTCCGCCAATGCTATTTCAGGTGAAGGACAAGGTGAAGTTTCGCCAGTACCGGGAATTGTCGCGTAAGTGTCTGGAACAACCCAACGACCGTATTCTGGGAATTGCCCGCAAAGCGGCTCGTGAGGCTGCCCTGGAACCCGTCGACCGGCACTATATTCTCGATGTGCTGGAGCGGCCGAACCCCATGCAGACCCGTGTCCAGTTGATGTATGCACTCGCCACAATGCTGGATGTGGTGGGTACGGTGTTCGTGTACGGGAACAAGCTCGATACCGGAGTCAATAAGGGTCAGGTTCGAGAGCTTTGGCGGCTACCGGAGCTGGGCATGATGGTCGAGGGCATGGGGCTGATGTCGGGGCCGACGGTGTTTCGGGCGCTGGGCTTGAGAGAAGCAATACCGGCCGACCGGGTGATGATGTTGAAGTCATTCAACCCACTCGCCGAAATCAACGCCCAATGGCACTGGGGCCTTTCGCGCCTGGAACCCCTGCGTAAGTCTGTACTGACGAAGCACGCGGAGGCCAATGCCGCCGAGGCCGAGGCCTTCCAGAACCGGGGAGCGCGTAAGCTGGTGTTTCCCAAGGGTGGAAACATCGACGATCTGGACGTAAAGCAGGTAAAAGAGGTGCAGGAGCATCTCGACGCAAAACTTTCGGGCGGGTACGGGAAAGTTATTGCGAACTCAATGGAGTTGGGCAGTATCGACGTGGGGAGTACGCTGGTCGACCTGAACATTATCGAATCGTACGACGCGATGCTGGAGAAAGTTTGCGCGGTGTATCATACCCGCAAAGAAGTGCATAGTTCGGGCAAGCAGAGCACGTTCAACAATCTGGCCGAGGCCCGGAAGTCGTCACTTACCGACGGGGTGTTGCCCGATCAGGCTTTGATTTACGACTACCTGAATCAGTTCTTCGTGGCCTCGTATAATACCGAACGGGAACAGTATCACCTCGAACCCGATCTGGATTACTACCCCGAGTTGCAGGAGGATAACGAGCGCAAAGCAAAGTATTTGGATCACCTCGCGCTGACTGAAAACCAGCGACTCGAAGCGTTCGGGTACGAGCCTCACGACCACCCCATGATGAACGTGCCGATGGTGCCCGCAGGCCGTACCCCGGTGACCGACTTCGTGCCAACTGACCCGCCATCGGGTAATGAGCCGGATACTGAGGAAGAGGACGTGTACGAAGAAGAGGCATAGCCATGTGCACGAAAACCGAGTATCCGACCTATCGGCAGGCGGCCCGGGAACTCCACCGGATTCGCCGACGCGCCAAGGCAGAATGTCCCAAACGGGTGTACTTCTGCCAGCACTGCAAACAGTTTCATCTCACCTCTAAACTTCGCTATCCGTATGGAAACCCCTAAGCCTGTACCGGCTCACTCTGAGCCCAACTACGATCCGGTTACCCGTGTGTACACCATTCTGGGAATGCGATTTCATGCCGACGTATTCCAGCTCCTCCACGATGCTGCTAAGAAAGGGCAGAAGTTTCGACTCATCGAGGCCGACGGCGAAATCTGTACGCTTGAACAATTGCCCGATTAATGACCCCCGCCCAAAACGACCGCGAATCGCGCCAGTATGTTCGGTGGCTCCTGACTATGGAGCGCCGGTCGACGGGTTACGTGCGTCTATGGCTCCGCCGGGTTCGTGAAGCGGTGATTGCCTATCTGGAAGAGAACGGCATCATGGCCACGCTAAACAACCTGGAACGGTTGGTGCCTGCCATGGACGTACGGGCGATGCTCGGTCGCATATACCGGCAGGTGTTTCCCTCGGCCGCGACGGGGGAGTTTGAGCGGATTCGGCAGATGGTTGCCGACCAAGGAACGCCCATACCTGAGTCGATGCAGGTAGGGTTTTTCTCGCGGGTATGGCAGGGCCGGGTGGAGTCGATGCTCATGCAGCCCGATACGGCCGCCCGGGTGACCCAGATCAGCAACACGACCCGTACCGCCATCCGTCAGGCGCTCGTCGGAGCCAACGCCGAACGGCTCGACATCCGAGCCACGGCCCGGCGCATCCGCACGGCCATCGGGGGGAAGCGGGGCGAACGGCGTAGCATAACCATTGCCCGTACCGAAACCACGCGGGCTGCCAACGCGGGCCACGAAGCCGGGGCCGCATCGACGGGGCTTGATTTGGCGAAGCGGTGGGTGGCTACTGCCGACCCACGCACACGCGACGCCCATCGGGCTATGATCGGCAAACCTGCGATTCCCAAAGAGGCCCTGTTTACGGTCGGAGGGGTGCGGATGCGTTACCCCGGCGATCCGGCCGGCGGAGCGGCCAACTGCGTGAATTGCCGGTGCCGGGTGTTGTACGTACCTGCTGGAACGCCCTACGCGCGGCCGATGGCGTTGGGGGATGACGAAGACATAATAGCCGGGCCAACAAAGCCGATCACTCGCGATATTATCAAGAAGCGGAAAGGTGTCCCGTTTAGTGAGGCTAAAACTACCGATGAAGCGGCTACGTGGGCTGAGCAGCACATTGGCGGAGAAGTAGATTATACAGGGATTGCCCCTAAAGTGGCTAATCGGATCAACAACCAGCTCTATGCTCTGAAAGTGAAATACGGCAAGAGTTATGACAGTATAGCGATTCGGTTTGATATGCAGAGGGATACTACCTTTTCGACCGGCTTGATGTATGAAACCACCAATCAGGTACAGCTGCTCATAAATGGTAACCTGTGGAGTCCGCGTAAAGCTCGTCAAACCGAGGAATACGCAGCCAGAATGGAGAAAGTAGGCTTTTTCTTCCGGGGAAGTGTGGAGTCCGCCGTAGTGCATGAGTATGGTCACTTGCTCCACCTGTCTACATTTCTGGATTCAGATATCAGCTACGAGCGAATTAATGCAAATTGGGTGCGTAGCCTGAGTAAGAAGCTATCAGAAGAGGAAAAACAGGATGCCATCTCCAAGTATGCCCGACTGGATCAGCATGAGTCCTTAGCTGAGGCATTCGTAGCCTATCACTATTTGCCTAACAGGGTCGAAAAGCTCTCGGCGCTGGAGCGGTTACTACTCAAAAAAATAGTATCTTTACCATAATGGAAAAGCCACTAAAAGACATGGGACAACGGATTCCTCCCTGCTTTCAATGTGAGCACTCGGGCGTTAAAAAGAAGCGTCTTGTGTGCCGGGCTTATCCGAATGGAGTTCCTGAGAAGTACGAGTTTGG
It includes:
- a CDS encoding phosphatidate cytidylyltransferase, with protein sequence MRQRLAEMSNLRQRIIAAVLGVPIILLAIWYDDWSFALLFIVISALTQLEFYRLLGLDGNQPLTAYGTAVGCFICLLAYLIETDIIDFDNYFLICPAASMIFLIKLYKKKDMKPFSNIGFTFLGIIYVAVPFALLIVMALRGGTYHPTLVVGCLLLMWASDIGAYFAGTKFGRRKLFERVSPKKSWEGSVGGALASAGVALGLAIYAPVLQPWQWYSVGAIIVVTGTYGDLVESLFKRSIAIKDSGTSIPGHGGFLDRFDGLLLAAPFIITFLKLFA
- a CDS encoding LytR/AlgR family response regulator transcription factor gives rise to the protein MKNLQPGMLHVPSYGPVVVQEITYLRAEGNYCYVYARPFIRPILCATPLAGFAQQLPGFLRPHKSYLVNPQHVDAFEQRPENTKCYRLRLRGGVVLPVARRRIGYTVTELVDAVGPLCRQ
- a CDS encoding terminase small subunit, with translation MNEPSNTPAPKKLTPKERKFVERYALHLNGARAAREAGYSEATAKETAYENLTKPHIKEALAPLLEARQMPVEEGISRLTDWARADMSPFVTEDGALDLTSEEARANLHLIKKITQGPRGISIELHDAKDAVVKILEAQGKINPQGGNGVNVTIFQLPDNGR
- a CDS encoding terminase large subunit domain-containing protein; its protein translation is MAAKTICPQAGYQMRALASPADIVIGGAAAGVGKTFSLLLEPLRHVNNPDFGAVCFRRTSPQIRAEGGLWDTSQQLYRFAAGNPKETTLEWTFPKGARVNFSHLQHESDIYNWQGAQIALLMFDELTHFTEKQFFYMLSRNRSTCGVRPYVRATCNPDPESWVARFISWWIDEETGFPIPERDGVLRYFTRHGDDFIWGDSKDEVIEKAWFALEPLVTESGIAAEEFVKSVTFISGRIYDNKELLQKDPGYLANLNAQDEETKLALLAGNWKVVISDLDIFDYYALNGCFDNVKAVNESGRYITADIALKGSNKFVVGAWHGFKLQEVSVMPKSDGREVVELIERMAKVHQVQNRHIVFDADGVGGFIDGFIKGAQPFHGGAAAMEAKADSGQKQKENYENLKAQCFYRMGGRVGRGEVAIAAEVGHSMYDKKMTHRQRILHERKAIKRYKADSDGKLRLLPKDEMKVKLGGESPDYMDMIAMREFFELKPARQWAVA
- a CDS encoding phage portal protein, which translates into the protein MGRRIMLKELRTKLATALMPGTLPALRSGRLNFIWTGRQVQVLPADVATYVRAYTEDDMIFSVQDWKSQKIAAAPPMLFQVKDKVKFRQYRELSRKCLEQPNDRILGIARKAAREAALEPVDRHYILDVLERPNPMQTRVQLMYALATMLDVVGTVFVYGNKLDTGVNKGQVRELWRLPELGMMVEGMGLMSGPTVFRALGLREAIPADRVMMLKSFNPLAEINAQWHWGLSRLEPLRKSVLTKHAEANAAEAEAFQNRGARKLVFPKGGNIDDLDVKQVKEVQEHLDAKLSGGYGKVIANSMELGSIDVGSTLVDLNIIESYDAMLEKVCAVYHTRKEVHSSGKQSTFNNLAEARKSSLTDGVLPDQALIYDYLNQFFVASYNTEREQYHLEPDLDYYPELQEDNERKAKYLDHLALTENQRLEAFGYEPHDHPMMNVPMVPAGRTPVTDFVPTDPPSGNEPDTEEEDVYEEEA
- a CDS encoding phage minor head protein, whose amino-acid sequence is MTPAQNDRESRQYVRWLLTMERRSTGYVRLWLRRVREAVIAYLEENGIMATLNNLERLVPAMDVRAMLGRIYRQVFPSAATGEFERIRQMVADQGTPIPESMQVGFFSRVWQGRVESMLMQPDTAARVTQISNTTRTAIRQALVGANAERLDIRATARRIRTAIGGKRGERRSITIARTETTRAANAGHEAGAASTGLDLAKRWVATADPRTRDAHRAMIGKPAIPKEALFTVGGVRMRYPGDPAGGAANCVNCRCRVLYVPAGTPYARPMALGDDEDIIAGPTKPITRDIIKKRKGVPFSEAKTTDEAATWAEQHIGGEVDYTGIAPKVANRINNQLYALKVKYGKSYDSIAIRFDMQRDTTFSTGLMYETTNQVQLLINGNLWSPRKARQTEEYAARMEKVGFFFRGSVESAVVHEYGHLLHLSTFLDSDISYERINANWVRSLSKKLSEEEKQDAISKYARLDQHESLAEAFVAYHYLPNRVEKLSALERLLLKKIVSLP